The following DNA comes from Triplophysa dalaica isolate WHDGS20190420 chromosome 10, ASM1584641v1, whole genome shotgun sequence.
cttctttgaGTCTTGAGAGAGCAAGTGAGAGCGAGAACgagagaaagatagatagaaaaaaagaaagaaagagagacagacagagagtgagagagtgagttaGAGAGGAaacgagagagtgagagagagagagagagagagagagagagagagagagagaaagaaagagcgaGCTGGGGGTTCTGTCAGTAATGATTAACTGATCCAGAGAGTTTGTGTTGCTGTCCCAGAAGAAACTGATACTGTGTCATAACACTGACAGTCAGAGGACTAAATAAAGATTTGACTTGAGATAAAACTGATAAATTTCATGACTGTTGTTCATCATCGTCTTGTCATCATTTCCATAATAAGATCAAATAATGATATACTGTTAGTTTTTCTATTACTTTTGTCATTAGCATCTATTGCTTGTGTTTGTCGATTTGAAATAACTAGTGACTAATAACTAATAAGATTAAACGTGAGTCTTGACGCTCTCAGATTTGTAaataacacacatacattacACATAATGTAAGAGCTTTGATTCAAGTCTCATTGTTTATCATTCATGTGTTAGATGTGGTCTCTCCGAGCTGCAATCCCACTTCAGTCGCCTGGCACCCTCATCAAAGCAGCACCATTGCATACGGTAAGTGAACAGCGCACTGCTCtcaatcccatgatgctttGTTCACATCGGTGTTTGAGTTGAGCTTTTAACCTGTTTGTGCGGACATCAGGTGATGAGTTGGGTCGAGTGACCATTCAGGACCTCCAGACGTTAGACGGCAGACAGACGGCCAACATTCACAATCGTAGAGTTTCCAGACTGATGTTTTCCTCAGACAGgtacaatctctctctctctcatcatgGTTTTCAGTGTGACACAATACATTTGTTATTAGAAGATAGGATTGTTCTGAATCAAGATGGGGAAATGGGCAAATGGAGACATATTGACATCCTCAAATCTCTGAGACTATATCACATAGGGTAAAACGTAGGTACCATAAGACGAGTTTATGACGAACAAAAATCTAAAAGGATGTTGACATTTCTTTAATACTTCTTCATTTACAGGCATGTGAACTTTggaaaaagaacacaaaaagtgcttttataCCATATTTGGACTCTCGCTATAGTCATGTACTGGAAGACAGATCGGTGAAGTCAACAGATTCTACTAAAAGATTGACCAATatctgtgaaaaaaataattttataatctTTATAAAGTCATTTCTCACTCACTGGAATATGTCTCCTAATATTAGGGGAGAATTGTCCATTTCAGCTCCCAAATCTTCATCAATTTTTAACCTTTTCTCATTGTTTACGTATTTCTTTTTCCAAAAAAACTCTGTGACACATGTGTgtagtgtgtttgtgaaatgtAAATCTGATGATTATTATGGTCTGTTCGTTCAGTTCACCTCTCCTGGCCTCTGTCAGTGATGATTGCTCAGTTGCCGTGGTTACTGTTGAGCTCAGAGAAATGTGAGTATTGACACACACCCCTCTCCTGATTGGCTATCTGTGTAGGTTTGGATGGACCAAAACTACTGCTGTACTTTTTTTATCTCTTAACAATAAGGAACAAAATGGCTTTCCATGGTATCTGATATTGCACCATAGTAGTTTCGTTACATCACGGTATTATCATGATACTTCATCTACAAAGTTGATCCAATCACAGTGTCGTGTTGACTGGTATGGTTTGTCCGTGTTAAGTTATCGGGACAGAAGGCATCAGGATTTCGTGCGTGCTGTGTGTTGGGTTCCCGGCGCGTCGGCCGTGTTGACCACAGCGGGGTGGGACCATCAGGTGCTTCATCACAGCGTGGGCCAATCACAGGCCTAGACAACAACATCAAACCTTTTTCCTGTTTCTGTTCTTGTCATCGTCCTTCGAATGAAACTTGAGGTCATTTATATTCAGAATCCATCAGTCAACTGCATAACTAAGTGCTTAAGTGGAGttgaatatagatttttttattatgatttatttcatGACAACTTTAGTATTTCACAAATGTATCTTCACTGAAGTCAAATAAAAACTCTCACGGTTTATAAGTGTCTCTGTCATCTGTTTATAACCGTTTTTATTgctctatttattttttacagacaTAAACAAACCACCGTTATACCGCATGACTCGAAAGTGCAccataaattataataaaataataagtattCTTTATTTACAAGTATATTCTTAACACAAGTATTAACCGTCTCTTTTTATCTGGGATAACAAACATAGATTTCTACATCAATGAAATCTTAAACAAATCCTTTTGAAGGTTCTTTGTTTGAACATGTATCGCTACAAAAAGCAGCAGAAATGAAAGGCATCTATGTTTACTCTAATTATTGGACAAATCTATAACAGCGCTTACTAAACATCGTCAAATCTTCAGATTTGTTACGTTGTGTTTTTCCAGGAATCATCCAGCACCAGCACAAAAAACGTGTCGCATCGAGAGCCGTAACAACTGAAAACATTCGATAATATCACACAAGGTTAGAATTGAGAACGTTGACATCCTTGATTGTTTGGCATAGCCTGCGACCCCTAAAACTAATTACAATGAAATCTTTCAGttgacattaaaatgtcattattgTGAGTTTGTGCGTAGtttatcttatatatatatacatatgtagaCAGACACAGTTTATGAAAAGGTCTCAGTATACCGCTCGTGTTCGAAATCTTTGATGTGAGCAAACGTTCAGACAACCTTCCAACAACCAACAGTGACAGTAATACTTTAACAACAGCGAAAAAGCAGCAAACAAAAAACgtttctgaatgttttaaatgctCGCTAACAATGTAAGAATCAAAATCAACGTTCTTTTCAAACGTTTAGCAACAACGTAATGCAAATCAAATTCTCTTTTAACGTTACTGCAGAAATGTTAACTTTCAGAGAACGTTAGCTGGGAATAAAGTGAAACAATCCCATGTGTCAGGAAGGTGTTTGTACAGGTAAGGCACGTTTGTCTGGAACGAATCCAGTTCAGTTTTTCATTACTGGTGTTATTGGCTGTTTGCTTCCGGGTCTCACTATGAACGTCATTCCAAACGACTGTTTGCTTGAAGATCCGTTGCTGGATAATAAAGATGACAAAATATTGCTTATGATATCTATTAATCAGTTTTTGAATCTTTTGTCTTGTTCTTTATCAACGTTTAAACAATTTAGTGAATGTGTGATCTTACCTTGATCTAGATGAACTTGAAAAATCTTGAGCCTTTTTGGCTGTTTTGTTCTCCAGCTCCTTCATGTACAGACCCTTAGGTCTCGCTGGCGGGGCGGTACTGCGGGTTTGGAGAGGTTTGGACACTACAAACGGCGCCGTTCCTTCGTCATCAAGCGCAGAGTTCCAGTCGTCGTTGACATCTGCATCTTTCACTGCTGAGAACTTGGGGTCCATCTCCAGCATCTTCTTCTGCAGGATACTAAGCAGCGTCGTCTGGCTGGCCGTGGCAGGTGGGGGGGCCTGGACCGGCGGTGGGGCGTATTTGAATTGAACGGGCGGTTTGGGTAGGATAGCTGGAGGAGGGCATGGGGCTTTAGGAGGACAGGTGAGCGGTTTAGGTTTGGGGGTGATCAGGGGACCGTTGGTTACTGGTGGAGGTATTGGCGGTTTAAAGGAAGGAGGCGTGGATTGTAAAGGGGGGGCAGGTGCGGGATGAGCGGGAGGGAGAGCTGGGGGTTCGTCCTCTGGGTCAAAGTTCGCAAACTCGGGAGGTGGTGGGATAAACAACACCTCTTCACCGTTTTCCTCATCTCGGGCAGGAATATGTTTTATCCCTGCTGAGCTGTTCATGGGGGTAGGGTTTAGCCGAGGGGTGGAGCTTAGCACTGACTTAGAGTAAGGTCATTATGGACGTCAACTTTAGTAGACAGCGGGACGACCGGTTGCGTGTTTATTGTCGGCTTGAATTCTACACTGGCTCTCTCTGACAGGTCTTGAGGAATGATTGTGAAGGAGTTTGGTTTCTCTACGTTAGGTTGGATGGCAGAAGCCTGGTGCTCATAGGAACTGCTGTTCTGTCGGGACAGATTGTTCTTctgcttttctctttctttagAGGCCATCAACATAGCGAACGGTGAGGTGGATGTTTCACTCTTCTTCCCCGAGCTCTCCAGCCCACGTGTCTTCAGGTGTCGGTGGTTCAGGATCGGGCTGTACCTGTGAGACCTGCCAGGTATGTCCACCTGAGTCCTCACCTGGCTAACATAAGGCTTTTTCTCTATTTTAGGTGAGAAATGCATAGGTGTTGTAGCCTCGGGTTCCGGATTGATCGTCGCTTCTTGCTTGGTTGGTTGACTTGGAGCTTGTATCTGGAAACTGTCTGGAATGACATTCTCCAGCTGAGCGGCGTTGCTCCCACGACGTGCCGGTTTGACGGGTGCCACCGACTGGACTTCTTTGAGAGATCCACCACTGTTCCCGTTGACATGAACCCCAACGGGGTTCCCAGTGGAGTCTTCCAGTAACAGAATGGACTGGACTCGCTTCTCCCTGTCAACCTGCCCGGTGAGTACAGTTCCTTTTGGCATGTGGTAGATTTTAGCTGTGTTATGAGGGTTGAAGCTGGAAGGCGTTAGAGTAGAGGCAAGTGGGGGTGTGGGCGATCTGGACTGGATGTCAATATTGGGTATGGAGGACATGCGGGTGGGTTTCAGAGGAGGCATTTTCTGGGTTTTGGCAAGGACGGGTGGAGGTTTAACCACAGAGGAAGGTGGTGGTGGCGGGTTGAATTTAGGACAATCTGGGATCTCATCGTTATCCATGCTGGAGACGGAACCTCTGAGGCTGGAGACGGAACCTCTGAGGCTGGAGATGGGACCTCTAAGGCTGGAAACGGAACCTCTAAGGCTGGAAACGGAACCTCTGAGGTTGGAGACAGAACCTCTGAAGCTGGATGTGTCCGATGGAGGTTTGGGAGGTGCCATTGGAGGAGGTCTGAGAGAGGCCAGGTCTAACTCATCATTGTAATCAGAGCCGTTATGTGACGGAGGTTTAGGGGGCTTCATGGGAGGTGGCTGCAAACTTGCTGTGTCTATGAATGCAATGCTTTCACTGTGACTCGGGGGAGGTGGGGGGATGAACGATGGAGGGCGCTGGGCTACTGAAGAGGGCGGAGGGGGTGGAGGAGCGGAGATGGGCGGAGGGGGTACAAATAATTCCCCCTCACTCATGTCGTAGGCAGAAAGCTTTTGTCTATTTTGTAGGATTCTGGGGCTTCCTGAAAAGGAACCAAATGTGACAATCAAACCACTAGTTTAATAACTCAACAAAACCTCCCATCACCAGAGAACAACATCATGGAAACTCGGAAGTAAAGCGCAGTATTCTGTGTTTTGTGGTTTTGACAAGTGGTTGATCCTTGGTGGACAACATTTCAACCAACCAGTCAGATTTGAGTGCTAAGTTTAGTGTTACAACCTGGGTTAGGTGCTTCTACTTCATTTCTCTTTGATAACTGAAATAAGTTATGCTTTGGGTTCGGGATGGGTTTTTTCCACaaaaatgttgtcccagggtcaacaaaCTGTGTTGAACGACAAACTTGGCAAAATCAAGTCGACGAGAATGATTCTTTTACGTAACACAATAGAACAGCTCTTGATCAAACACAACGATGTGCAACAACATAAATTCCCAAATCCTCACCCAGATTCTGAAGTGTCAACTCACCTGTCCCGTTCACTGTAGGTTCAATGAAGGGCGGCAAAAGTGGAACTTTGGGAGTCGGAACTGCAAAGCCTTGGAGGGAATCATTGGACTGTGATTTAAAGAGAAACACGGGTCAGTATCTCTGAATGTTCAGTCTGTGAGCTTATGTGACAGTTATGAGACAAGTGAGCCATCAAACACACCTGTTATTGTAGTCAGAGTTTGGATTTCTAACCACTGAACCAACCAGTTTCCCTCAACTATTCTAAGAGATTATGACATTCCAGGATACAATCATTTATGGGTCCGTCCATTTCCGTCTTTATTTCTCGAGGACACACAGCTATAGCTGTAAACTACATGACTGTCAAGATTTTAGACCCAATCTGGTTGAATCAGTTTTGTgcaatttatttatgtaaatccTTGTCACTGACTCATGGACGTTCTTCGCCCACACACTATAAACACAGCCGTGAGGCGTTCAGGGAAATGAGCTGAATCCTGATCTAAATACACAATGATTTCTCTTCGAAacatcttaaaggaatagttcaagcCAAAAATTacattctggcatcatttattcactctcatcgCTGATAGCACGCATACATCTGGGAGACATCTATTTAACATCTGCATCTGATGTAAATGATTTAATTGTTTAAGAATTTCGAATGTGTgcgtttatcagatgttttccagatctttagcagacgtcttTCAGACGTACCTTTGCTAGCTTGGATGTGACTGTTAACCTGTATGGGAGACTTTGTTCAATAGAACacaacacaagatattttgagacacgtctctgtggttttgtgttcatacaatggtagtcaatggagttcagtgatggttgaacattcttcaaaatatctttcagaagaaagaaactcacacaggtttgagtaaaggatgacagaattctcatttttggctAAACGATCTCTTTAAGATGTGTTCGGATGAGTTTGGcgttctgtctctctcttaaGAAAGATGAACTTGAACTTTGTGACTTCCATTCTTTCCCTTTCAGATTACAGACATGCAAAAAGAGACACGCCCCTGAAACACGCATGTTTGTGTTGTCTCATGACATTCTCAACATTTCCACAGAAAAGCCCATATGGCCGTCCTCGCAAGGTATATAGACTCATATAGAAGTTTAAACATTACTTgcacatgttttcatttgtcAGATTGTGACGTACTGTGCATTCAAGGTTCACTTTATCACTCAGTTCGTTCCCTAAGAATCCCACTCATGACCTTGACGTTGGCGGTGTGTGGAAACACCAGCTTAAGAAGTGCTTCACGTCACTCCTTCAGGTTTATTATGCAAAAATAAGTCACGTCTCACCTCAACAAGACATGATTCGTATCTGTAAACAAGGCAAGTTTTTGTTACGATAATTGTCGTGATTTCACAAATAAGCGATTTGATTCGCATCAGACGTCAGAAAACGTGTGCACGCATGTGACGAGACCCGAGCTgctgtttaaacaaaatgcgCGTATTCAAAACAGCACCTGCAGGGAGAACCCGCCGCGACCGGAGCGTCTGAGAACATTTCATCTGAGGTGAATCAGTCAATCGGGTTACGACATGAATCTGATTGTGATGATGTCGTCGTATCACCACGGTGATATAAACACGCAAGTGTTGTTCAATCACAgtgaaagtttgtgtttatatactgAGGGTGTGTATGTCCTGAAGCCAGAGGTGTGTCCGCGAGCGTGTGTGTGGGAAGGTTTCGCTCAGTTTCTTTtggctaaatataaaaaaaaatggagtACTATCATGGTATTCTTGGTGTACATTATATATACCCTTGCACTTCCACGTTGATATCGTGGTATACATGATAATATCATGGTATTGTTGCTGCCCCATGGTGTGTTTCTCTAAGGGTTTTTACATTGCACTCCTGTTATAAATAAGCATAATGGTACAAGGACGGCACCAGGGGGCAAAAACTCGGTAATCCAAGATATACTGTAATACGGACATGTTTAAGAATTACAAATTCAAGAAGTTTAAAAGAATACCATTCTAAAACAGttgtacattttcaaaatggtTGAAATCTTTAATCTATGCTTTGATactttttttctacatttatgtGAATAGCTTGATGCTTAAAGAGAATATCTGTGGCTGTTATAATTCATGCATGTCGATAATTTACACAACAAACCCACTGAAGTTCAACGGACCAAAAACAAACACCGTGTGTTTAAGTATGTCATAAACTCATCTGGTCACGTTACCGGAGGGTTTTTACACTTACCATGAAGTGTTTGACCGTCGGCCGTGAACGAACTTTGGCGGTTCCTGACTCTGGAATGGTGGCCGAGTCCAACATCAGGTCCACGTGATCTGCAAACATCAGAACAGCCGACAGCTTAAACTCACAGACTGAAGAATACCAGCTTCATGTGATCTTCAGAACATGTCAGAGGTCAACGTTCCTCTGTTTACATCATCACACGCTCCCACGAAAATATTCACAGAACGATGAGATTGAGATCTCTTTAACATCTCAGTTACTTCTCAGAGACATCGGTGAGACCAAATGGAAACGTCTcgtgtgtctcagatatttctcatgtaaaaaaagagtcagaaatcacacaaatgtgtctgtcaatAGCGTTTGAGACGAGATGTCAACGATGCCTGAGCTCAGGTTTTTTAATTCTGCAATCAAACGTCAATATTATTTAAGATCTCGATGTGGactcatcacatttacaatcTTCAActcatgtgtttcaacaattgAACTCTCAATTGTTTCTCTTTGAATTTCCCTTTTTCGAAGAAACATCCAAGTAGAGTTGCAGACGGGGGTCAGAATCTGAATTTTTCCTTGAATACAGT
Coding sequences within:
- the LOC130429767 gene encoding uncharacterized protein LOC130429767, whose amino-acid sequence is MKKGHLNFLSRKNRSLFDTNVEVKEIDHVDLMLDSATIPESGTAKVRSRPTVKHFMSNDSLQGFAVPTPKVPLLPPFIEPTVNGTGSPRILQNRQKLSAYDMSEGELFVPPPPISAPPPPPPSSVAQRPPSFIPPPPPSHSESIAFIDTASLQPPPMKPPKPPSHNGSDYNDELDLASLRPPPMAPPKPPSDTSSFRGSVSNLRGSVSSLRGSVSSLRGPISSLRGSVSSLRGSVSSMDNDEIPDCPKFNPPPPPSSVVKPPPVLAKTQKMPPLKPTRMSSIPNIDIQSRSPTPPLASTLTPSSFNPHNTAKIYHMPKGTVLTGQVDREKRVQSILLLEDSTGNPVGVHVNGNSGGSLKEVQSVAPVKPARRGSNAAQLENVIPDSFQIQAPSQPTKQEATINPEPEATTPMHFSPKIEKKPYVSQVRTQVDIPGRSHRYSPILNHRHLKTRGLESSGKKSETSTSPFAMLMASKEREKQKNNLSRQNSSSYEHQASAIQPNVEKPNSFTIIPQDLSERASVEFKPTINTQPVVPLSTKVDVHNDLTLSQC